In one window of Allorhodopirellula heiligendammensis DNA:
- the carB gene encoding carbamoyl-phosphate synthase large subunit yields the protein MPRRDDLKKILLIGSGPIVIGQACEFDYSGTQACKALREEGYEVVLVNSNPATIMTDPATADATYIEPLTWQMVEKVIAKERPDALLPTLGGQTALNIAMDLDANGVLEKYGVEMIAANAKVIAKAEERDQFKEAMEKIGLDVCKGFTVSTLAEARAALAEVGLPAIVRPSFTMGGSGSAIAYNKDDFDALVQNGLDQSPVTEVLIEESIIGWKEYEMEVMRDCDDNVVVICSIENFDAMGVHTGDSITVAPAQTLSDKEYQRMRDASLAVIREIGVETGGSNIQFAIEPDTGRMIVIEMNPRVSRSSALASKATGFPIAKIAAKLAIGYRLWELPNDITQKTKACFEPTIDYVVTKIPRFAFEKFPEADATLTTQMKSVGETMAIGRTFQESFQKALRGLEVGAFGFGSDPKDKWGTDEQPDRDEIRAKLSTPGSERVFYIRYAMKSGMSVADIHALTHIDEWFLEHLMHLIEIENEVTTLGSLDKLDAEQLRDMKRRGFSDRHIAAMTGTTELKVRSHRLAHDIRPVFKSVDTCAAEFEAFTPYFYSTYESESEVPPKTDKKRIMILGGGPNRIGQGIEFDYCCCHASFALQELGIESIMVNSNPETVSTDYDTSDMLFFEPLTIEDVLNICDEVQPDGVIVQFGGQTPLNLARGLQQSGIPIIGTSVDTIDTAEDRELFQSLINELGLRQPPSGIARNMEEARVEAKRIGYPALVRPSFVLGGRAMEICYDRAQFERYVAEAFIVADGQPVLIDRFLEDATEVDVDAISDGTDCVIMGIMEHIEEAGVHSGDSACCIPSFSLTQPILADIRDATRKLAARLNVVGLMNIQFAVKIEADGPQVYILEVNPRASRTVPFVAKATGIPVAGIATKVMAGKTLAELGITTEPIPRHVSIKESVFPFRKFAGVDIVLGPEMRSTGEVMGISEVFSMAFAKSQLAAGTVLPESGKIFLSLSARHKDDVVALGKSLTELGFELLATEGTAQRLTEAGIAVTQVKKIAEGHPNLIDYLKNDDVQLILNTPSGKGARTDEGKIRAAGVQHGVPCITTLAAAEAAVRAMWAVREREMDVESLQHRYALSNQS from the coding sequence GTGCCGCGCCGCGACGACCTCAAAAAAATTCTTCTTATCGGCAGTGGGCCGATTGTGATCGGCCAAGCCTGCGAATTTGACTACTCGGGCACGCAGGCCTGCAAGGCACTCCGTGAGGAGGGCTACGAAGTCGTTTTGGTCAATAGCAATCCGGCGACGATCATGACTGACCCCGCGACTGCCGATGCGACCTACATCGAGCCGCTGACGTGGCAGATGGTCGAAAAAGTCATCGCGAAGGAACGCCCCGATGCGTTGCTGCCGACACTCGGTGGGCAAACGGCGCTGAACATCGCGATGGACCTCGATGCCAATGGGGTCCTTGAAAAATACGGCGTTGAAATGATCGCCGCCAACGCCAAGGTGATCGCGAAAGCCGAGGAACGCGACCAGTTCAAAGAGGCCATGGAGAAAATTGGTCTCGATGTCTGTAAAGGTTTTACCGTCAGTACGCTCGCCGAGGCCCGCGCCGCGCTCGCCGAGGTCGGCCTGCCCGCCATCGTTCGACCCTCGTTCACGATGGGCGGTTCAGGATCGGCAATCGCCTATAACAAGGACGACTTCGACGCCCTCGTGCAGAACGGACTCGACCAATCACCGGTCACTGAAGTTCTGATCGAAGAATCGATCATCGGCTGGAAAGAATACGAGATGGAGGTCATGCGAGACTGCGACGATAACGTCGTCGTGATCTGCAGCATCGAGAACTTTGACGCCATGGGCGTGCATACGGGCGACTCCATCACCGTCGCCCCCGCCCAGACGCTTTCGGACAAAGAGTATCAGCGGATGCGTGATGCGTCGTTGGCGGTGATCCGAGAGATCGGCGTGGAAACTGGCGGTAGCAATATCCAATTTGCGATCGAGCCTGACACCGGGCGGATGATCGTGATCGAGATGAATCCTCGGGTCAGTCGCAGCAGTGCCCTGGCTAGCAAGGCGACCGGTTTTCCAATTGCCAAAATTGCGGCCAAACTGGCCATTGGGTATCGGTTGTGGGAATTGCCCAACGACATCACGCAAAAAACGAAGGCCTGCTTCGAACCCACCATCGACTACGTCGTTACGAAGATCCCGCGTTTCGCGTTTGAGAAATTCCCAGAAGCTGACGCAACGTTGACGACGCAGATGAAGAGCGTCGGCGAGACGATGGCCATCGGCCGGACCTTCCAAGAATCATTCCAGAAGGCTCTCCGCGGACTCGAGGTCGGGGCGTTTGGTTTCGGCAGTGACCCTAAAGATAAGTGGGGCACCGACGAGCAACCTGATCGCGACGAAATCCGTGCGAAGCTCAGCACTCCCGGTAGTGAGCGGGTTTTCTACATCCGCTATGCCATGAAATCCGGCATGAGTGTTGCCGATATCCATGCTCTCACACATATCGACGAGTGGTTCCTCGAACACTTGATGCACTTGATCGAGATCGAGAACGAAGTCACCACGCTCGGTTCGCTCGACAAGCTGGATGCCGAGCAGTTGCGGGACATGAAGCGTCGAGGCTTTTCTGACCGGCACATCGCAGCGATGACCGGAACGACGGAACTGAAGGTTCGCAGCCACCGACTCGCTCATGACATCCGACCGGTCTTCAAGAGTGTCGATACGTGTGCGGCCGAGTTTGAAGCCTTCACTCCGTACTTCTACAGCACCTACGAGTCCGAGTCGGAGGTCCCACCGAAGACTGATAAAAAACGCATCATGATTCTCGGTGGAGGTCCCAACCGCATCGGCCAGGGCATCGAATTTGATTACTGCTGCTGCCATGCTTCCTTCGCGCTGCAGGAACTCGGTATCGAGTCGATCATGGTCAACAGCAACCCTGAAACGGTCTCGACCGACTACGACACGTCCGACATGCTGTTTTTTGAACCGCTCACGATCGAAGACGTGCTTAACATCTGTGACGAAGTGCAACCTGATGGTGTGATCGTGCAGTTCGGGGGGCAAACGCCGCTGAATCTTGCTCGCGGTCTCCAGCAGTCGGGCATCCCGATCATTGGGACCAGCGTGGATACAATCGACACCGCCGAAGATCGCGAGTTATTTCAAAGTCTCATCAATGAACTCGGCCTGCGGCAGCCTCCGTCCGGCATTGCCCGCAACATGGAGGAGGCCCGCGTCGAAGCCAAGCGGATCGGTTATCCAGCGCTGGTTCGGCCCAGTTTCGTGCTCGGTGGGCGGGCCATGGAAATATGTTATGACCGTGCTCAATTCGAACGGTACGTTGCGGAAGCGTTCATTGTCGCCGATGGCCAACCAGTCCTCATCGATCGTTTCCTCGAAGATGCCACCGAAGTGGACGTCGATGCGATCAGTGACGGCACCGACTGTGTCATCATGGGAATTATGGAGCACATCGAAGAGGCCGGGGTTCACTCCGGTGATTCGGCGTGTTGCATCCCCTCGTTTAGCCTGACCCAGCCGATACTCGCTGATATCCGTGACGCCACACGAAAGCTGGCCGCGAGATTGAATGTCGTGGGGCTGATGAACATTCAGTTTGCGGTCAAGATTGAGGCTGATGGTCCGCAGGTATACATTCTCGAGGTGAATCCGCGGGCTAGCCGAACGGTGCCCTTCGTGGCCAAAGCTACTGGGATTCCTGTGGCCGGCATTGCCACTAAGGTTATGGCAGGCAAAACACTCGCCGAACTGGGCATCACGACGGAACCGATTCCCCGACACGTATCGATCAAAGAGAGCGTGTTTCCGTTCCGGAAATTCGCCGGCGTCGATATTGTGCTCGGTCCGGAGATGCGGAGCACCGGCGAGGTCATGGGGATCAGCGAAGTATTCTCAATGGCGTTCGCCAAGAGCCAGCTTGCAGCGGGCACCGTCCTGCCGGAATCCGGCAAAATCTTTCTCTCCTTATCAGCACGGCACAAAGATGACGTCGTTGCGCTGGGCAAGTCGCTGACCGAACTCGGCTTTGAATTGCTCGCGACCGAGGGCACCGCTCAGCGACTCACCGAAGCGGGTATCGCGGTCACGCAGGTTAAAAAGATCGCCGAAGGTCACCCCAACCTCATCGATTATCTCAAAAACGATGATGTGCAATTGATCCTCAACACGCCCAGCGGCAAAGGTGCACGCACTGACGAGGGTAAGATTCGAGCCGCCGGTGTTCAGCATGGTGTCCCTTGCATCACCACCTTGGCAGCCGCCGAAGCGGCCGTCCGCGCCATGTGGGCCGTCCGGGAGCGGGAGATGGACGTGGAGTCCCTGCAGCATCGCTATGCCCTGAGCAACCAATCGTAG
- a CDS encoding TolC family protein, which produces MKFTFAKHKRIAITAAIASSSLVVLPSCNIPCLRGPQPQAMLPQAYPAGNNGVVSEQDDDGEIQDVPINPADQTLQPVSMTSKSDALSASDASVDGSVTFASFLKNSGELDIKDDGTAAELSTDAMPDVPDDSYLSTRKSEMVSVDIAEPISPIDGIINLNTASSGGATGSDVTAAVVAIDNASELNPDAYDETVYPNTVPLDVDGTTPELEFDSVSMDFGPAIPQNSALFGWHDFFGDPNLSALIAQAMTGNQELKILAENIQIANNRVLARSGAYRPFLSFGAGAGVEKPSLFTPLGAAEEQLQPLPGVNFPDPLPNFLMAANLSWQIDIWNQLHNAQYAACLRYLGTRDGWNYVVTRMVSEVAENYYELMALDNQMETLDATIALQEKSLETSKSMMAQARGNQLAVQRFQAEVRKNQSKKLIIQQQIVEAENRINFLLGRYPQPVQRSSVKYIDLNLQALNVGVPSDLLRNRSDIRQAERELRAAGLDIKVARANFYPALTLTGGVGFEAFNPRYMFWTPEALIYNLAGGLVAPLVNKRAIQAEYKTANARQLQAVYEYQRTILQAFTEVTNSMTKVENYRKSIEDKKLQLEALIASIDSATALFQNARGEYLDVLLAQRDMNEAKMVLIETKQQQLTAAVDAYQALGGGGVLAGYQ; this is translated from the coding sequence ATGAAGTTTACATTTGCGAAGCACAAGCGTATCGCAATCACTGCTGCGATTGCGTCAAGCTCTCTCGTGGTCTTGCCATCCTGCAACATTCCATGCCTTCGCGGCCCGCAACCCCAAGCGATGCTGCCACAAGCCTACCCGGCAGGTAACAACGGCGTGGTCAGCGAGCAGGATGACGATGGTGAAATACAAGACGTGCCGATCAACCCTGCTGACCAGACTCTACAGCCGGTCAGCATGACAAGCAAATCGGACGCGCTGTCGGCCTCCGATGCGAGCGTCGATGGGTCTGTCACCTTTGCTAGTTTTTTAAAGAATAGCGGGGAACTCGATATCAAAGATGATGGGACAGCGGCGGAGCTCAGCACAGATGCGATGCCGGACGTCCCCGACGACAGCTACCTGAGCACGCGTAAAAGCGAAATGGTTTCAGTGGATATCGCTGAACCGATAAGCCCCATTGATGGAATCATCAACCTGAACACCGCGAGCAGTGGCGGCGCGACCGGCAGTGATGTTACCGCGGCAGTCGTCGCCATCGACAATGCCTCTGAATTAAACCCAGATGCCTACGACGAGACGGTCTACCCAAATACGGTGCCGCTCGACGTAGATGGCACGACACCCGAGCTTGAGTTTGACTCCGTGAGCATGGACTTCGGTCCTGCAATACCTCAGAATTCAGCGTTGTTCGGCTGGCACGACTTTTTCGGGGACCCCAACCTCTCCGCATTGATCGCCCAGGCGATGACAGGCAACCAGGAGCTTAAAATTCTGGCGGAGAACATTCAGATTGCCAATAACCGGGTGCTAGCTCGCAGCGGTGCGTATCGTCCGTTTCTGTCATTCGGGGCGGGGGCTGGCGTTGAAAAGCCCAGCCTGTTCACGCCACTTGGCGCAGCCGAGGAGCAACTTCAACCGCTCCCAGGCGTCAATTTCCCCGACCCACTACCCAACTTCCTAATGGCCGCCAATCTTTCTTGGCAGATCGACATCTGGAATCAGCTACATAATGCCCAGTATGCCGCGTGCCTCCGCTATCTCGGCACACGAGATGGGTGGAACTACGTGGTCACTCGGATGGTTTCGGAGGTCGCCGAAAACTACTACGAGCTGATGGCACTCGACAACCAGATGGAAACCCTTGATGCAACGATTGCTCTCCAAGAAAAGAGCTTGGAGACGTCCAAGAGCATGATGGCTCAAGCGCGTGGAAACCAATTGGCTGTCCAACGTTTTCAAGCGGAAGTTCGCAAGAACCAAAGCAAGAAGCTGATCATTCAACAGCAGATAGTCGAAGCTGAAAACCGTATTAACTTTCTACTGGGGCGTTATCCTCAACCAGTCCAGCGCTCATCGGTCAAATACATTGATTTGAATCTGCAGGCGCTGAACGTGGGCGTCCCCTCCGATCTCCTCAGGAACCGATCTGATATTCGTCAAGCCGAGCGTGAACTGCGAGCCGCTGGGTTGGACATCAAGGTCGCCCGGGCGAACTTCTACCCCGCACTGACACTCACAGGGGGCGTTGGTTTCGAAGCCTTCAATCCGAGGTACATGTTCTGGACGCCCGAAGCATTGATTTACAATCTCGCCGGCGGTCTCGTTGCCCCCTTGGTCAACAAGCGAGCGATTCAGGCTGAATACAAGACAGCCAACGCGCGGCAACTGCAGGCCGTCTACGAATACCAACGGACGATTCTGCAGGCCTTCACCGAAGTCACCAACTCGATGACGAAGGTAGAAAACTATCGCAAGAGTATTGAGGATAAAAAGCTACAGCTAGAAGCGTTGATCGCATCGATCGATAGTGCCACAGCACTCTTCCAGAACGCCCGCGGCGAATATTTGGACGTGTTGTTGGCGCAGCGTGATATGAACGAAGCGAAAATGGTTTTGATCGAGACCAAACAACAACAACTGACGGCTGCCGTCGACGCTTACCAAGCCCTCGGCGGAGGTGGCGTGCTGGCTGGCTATCAGTGA